DNA sequence from the Candidatus Sulfuricurvum sp. RIFRC-1 genome:
CTTGAAAAACGGGATCAAAAAAGTCATTATGTCAGCACCTGCGAAAGACGATTCTCCGACATACGTTTACGGAGTTAACTCAGATGCGTACAAAGGAGAAGCGATTATCTCTAATGCCAGCTGTACGACCAACTGTTTAGGGCCGATTTGTAAAGTTTTGGATGATGCATTCGGTATCGAAAATGGGCTTATGACAACAATTCATTCTTATACAAACGATCAAAATATTTTGGATGTTAAACACTCTAAAGATCCCCGCCGTGCACGTGCTGCGGCGCTCAATATGATTCCTACCTCAACCGGTGCGGCAAAAGCGATCGGCAAAGTTATGCCTCAATTGCTCGGCAAACTCAACGGTTATGCGATGCGAGTACCGACACCGGATGTATCGGTTGTCGATTTGACTGTCAACCTCAAAAAAGAGGTGACTAAAGAGGATATTCATGCAGCATTTACTACGGCAGCAGAAGGTGCTTTTAACGGTCTGATTGAAGTGGATAATGATAAGCGTGTATCCTGTGATTTTGTTGGTTCAACCTACAGTTCCACTTATGTACCGGATATGACCAGTGTTGTGGATGGACATACCGTGAAAGTATTGGCTTGGTATGATAATGAGTGGGGATACAGTAGTCGTCTTGTTGACATGACCGTTCTTATCGGTACACATTAATGCTTAAGTACTCAAACTATTTCGAATGCAGCGGGCTTGACCCTCAAACTCTTGAAAAAGGGTTTGAAGCGGTTCGTCACGAAGCAGATTCCGGAGAGATTGGGTACTATCATCTTCCTCGTTCTTCGCAATTGATTGTTGAAGAGCTAAAAACGATCTATCATGATACCGATCGTCGCTTTAATACGATTGCCATAATTGGGATCGGGGGATCATCTTTGGGGATAAAAGCGATTGAACGACTTTTGCGTCCCAGTACTCCGAATGCTAAGAAATTGATTTATCTTGAAAATTCTGATCCTATCAGTATTATGCAGGAGATGAAGCAAATTGATAAGTTCCGCACTCTTTTTATTGTCATTTCAAAATCGGGCGGAACGGTCGAAACCCTCTCTATCTTCAAGCGGCTCATAGTGAGTTTTGAATTGCCTTTGGAAAACTCTGATCAGATTTACATTGTCAGTGATGGGGACTCTATTCTTTCACATTTTGCGGATGAAAATAAACTTCGACGTTTTGTGATTCCCGCAAACGTCGGTGGACGGTTTTCGGTTCTCAGTGCTGTCGGGATGGTTCCTCTCACCTTGGCCGGTTTTGATACGGGAGCTATACTCAAAGGAGCAGAAAGTTTTTTAGAGCAGTTCTGGAATCGTGAAGAAGATCATATGCTCCAAAAAGCGGCTTTCTATGTGACCCACAGCGATCAATACCCCATGAATGTATTATTTGCCTATTCCGATACGTTTGAAGAGTTTGGTAAATGGGTGGTTCAACTTTGGGGTGAATCATTGGGTAAGCGTAATACGAGAGGTGAGCGGGTAGGATTAACGCCTATCTCTTTGATCGGATCAGTCGATCAGCACTCCTTTTTGCAGTTGATTATTGAAGGACCTTTGAATAAAACGGTCACCTTCATGCATATTGAACATTCGGAAGATCATTTGATGATTCCTGAACTCTCTCTCAAGCATTTGGAAAAAAGTGATTTTGTAAACGGTAAAAGTTTTAATGAACTCATTAATGCTCAATGTCAAGCAACGATGCAAAGTGTTTTACAAAGCGGTGTCAGTGTGGATGAGATTGCATGGAAACAAATCGATGAAGGTTCTGTGGGAGAGTTGATTCTCTATTATGAGTTACTCACCTCACTTAGCGGAGCACTTTTGGAAATTCGTACGTATGATCAACCGGGTGTCGAAATTGGAAAGCAGATATTGGCTGGATATTTTCACTCGTAAAACGTTCAATTAAGAACGTTTTAGGCAAATTTCTTCTTCAGATTCTTGGATTAAATTATCCATCAAACCAAAGAGTAAAAGGCTGGCACTCTCCATAGCTTTGAAATTTTCAATAATGCTGTCTTGATGATAGATAGTTTGATCTTCTTTTTCGACGTATACTAAATTACTATGTACCATATTATGAACTATGGCATGCGGTGCTTCGATTCCTTTGAAGCTCGCCAGATGTGAAAATCTCTCTTTTCCGGAACCGGTTTCATACCATTTGCCTAGACGACAGCTGTGATGATCGCTGAACGACTGTTCTATTTGGCCGTGAACAATAGTTTTATACGCGTTGGACTTAAACATAATATGATCGATTTTAGCCAATGTGACAAAGGTTGTGTTTTCAATAACGGTTGCTTGTCGGGCTGTGGTTTGAGCATCTTTGTTAAAGGTATTAAGGGTAAAGCGGAACGATTCGATGGCACTACTGGACTCACTGGCGATGTCATTCATGTCTTCAGCATTACTATGTATTTCAGTCGTCTCTTGTTGAAGCGTTTGAACCGCAATGGCGATTTCTCCGGTTGCTTTTTGGGTACGCTCAGCCAGTTTGCGAACTTCATCGGCAACGACGGCAAATCCTCGACCATGTTCACCGGCTCGTGCTGCTTCGATCGCAGCGTTAAGGGCTAGCAGATTCGTTTGATCGGCGATATCTTTAATCAAATTGACAACGGAGGTAATTTCAGAGGTTTTTTCATTGAGTGAATTGATTGCATCTGCAGAGATTTGTACCAACTCGATGAGACGGCTCAGTTTCATAATAATTTCTTCGAGTTCCTCAACTGTTTCAGAAGAGTTTTTCGAGGTGGCTTGACTGATTTTGGTGATGTTTCCAAGTCGTATAATGGTATTTTGAAGATCTTTTTGGATGACTTCTAAGCCTCCGCCGACACCTGAACCAATTTGTCCGATAGTACTGTTAAGTACCGATTTTTGGATATGTAAATAGGTGGAGTGCATGGAAGAAATTGCCTTATTGACAAATGCACTGGCCTCTTTAAATTCTCCTTGCAGTCCCTGAAGATTAATATGACGGTAAAATTCATCACGGCTTGATGCTTCCACGCTGGCTCTGATTTCACGTATAAATACTTCGGTCTGATCCAACATATTATTGGTATTCCAGCATAGATCATTGAGCTCACCGTAATCTTTAATGTGAGAAATACGGTTTTCTAGATTTCCTTTTTCTGCCCCTTTGATGACGGTTGCGACTTCACTGATAGTCTCTTGGGTTTTTCGTATATTGATAAAAACGAACCAAGCCAACGCAAAGTTCGCAATATTGATCAGACGTATCCAACTCCAGCCATATAAAAATATTTCGATAATTAACGCAACGACAAATAAAATGATTGACGCAATATTGGCGTATTGAACTTTAGAGAGAGAGGATAAATTCGTCATAGCTGATACCTTTGTCTTTTAATAATTCATTGAGTGCTGCTTCAGATGCATTTACTCCACCATTTCGTTCTTTTTGCAGAAGCATAGAATAAAGTGGCTTGATCACATTTAATGCTTTCTGAGAGGGCTTGCGCCGCACGGAGTGATAGTTGCTGATGGATCGATTCGAATCAAAAGAGGGGGTCACATGGGCAAATACCCAATAATAATCTCCATTTTTTGTCTTATTTTTGACATAGGCGAAAATTTCTTGACCTGCTTTGATACGGTTCCAAAGTAATTTGAAAATTACAGCGGGCATATCTTCATGACGCAATATGTTATGGGGCTTATCAATGAGCTCAAGTTCCGAATATTCCGACATCTTAATAAAGAGTGAATTTCCATAGGTGATTTTACCGCTTAGATCGGTTTTGGAAACGATAAATTCTTCGTCTCCAAATGTTAATTCCTGATTTGCCATTACAATCCTCGTACGTATAATAAAATAATATAAACAGTTTATGTTAGTCTAACAGCCATTTCCTGAATGTTTTCCCTTTTATGGGACGATTTACAAATTTTTGATAAATATTTTCTGCTTTGTTACGAGGAATTGCTACATAGCTGAGATGATCGAGTTGATCAATTTTCCCAATCTCTTCTTGCGTTAATCCACATTCATTGATAAGTGCACCGACAATATCACCTGCGCGTAGTTTCTCTTTTTTTCCTGCATCGATACAAATAGTGCGCATCAACGTCTCAATGGAAAACCTTTCTCGAATATCAGGAAGCTCTATTGGAGTGATAGGGCGTTTTAAATCCAAGAAACGCTCATACTGGTGGTGGTTAACAAGTGTGATGGCAATACCGTTTTTCCCGGCACGTCCGGTTCTTCCGATACGATGGGTATAGCGTTCGTTTTGGATAGGAACTTCGTAGTTGATGATGGCATCAAGACCTTCAATGTCGATTCCTCGTCCCGCGACATCAGTGGCGACGAGAATAGGGGCACTTAAGTTACGAAATTGGATGATCGCTTCATTACGGTCAAACTGTTCCATATCACCGTGCAGTGTTAGAACATGTATTCCTATACGGTTAAGATCCTCACACAAAGCATTTGCATCCACTTTGGTATTACAGAAAATGATCGTATTGGTAATTCCGTGAAGATGGAGTACTTTTGCGATTGCGGGGAGTTTGTCGTTACACAGATAGGCTATTTCTTCGATTTTCGGTTTACTGATCGTATGTGCAGTTTGAAGCATAACCG
Encoded proteins:
- the gap gene encoding type I glyceraldehyde-3-phosphate dehydrogenase → MALKVAINGTGRIGIIVAKIIAERSDIELVALNTTAKPEMLEYLLKFDSVHRGIDAKVIDENTIAIAGKNVRMFRERDIDKVDFGSTGAEVVIECTGVFLDQESCQKHLKNGIKKVIMSAPAKDDSPTYVYGVNSDAYKGEAIISNASCTTNCLGPICKVLDDAFGIENGLMTTIHSYTNDQNILDVKHSKDPRRARAAALNMIPTSTGAAKAIGKVMPQLLGKLNGYAMRVPTPDVSVVDLTVNLKKEVTKEDIHAAFTTAAEGAFNGLIEVDNDKRVSCDFVGSTYSSTYVPDMTSVVDGHTVKVLAWYDNEWGYSSRLVDMTVLIGTH
- a CDS encoding glucose-6-phosphate isomerase; protein product: MLKYSNYFECSGLDPQTLEKGFEAVRHEADSGEIGYYHLPRSSQLIVEELKTIYHDTDRRFNTIAIIGIGGSSLGIKAIERLLRPSTPNAKKLIYLENSDPISIMQEMKQIDKFRTLFIVISKSGGTVETLSIFKRLIVSFELPLENSDQIYIVSDGDSILSHFADENKLRRFVIPANVGGRFSVLSAVGMVPLTLAGFDTGAILKGAESFLEQFWNREEDHMLQKAAFYVTHSDQYPMNVLFAYSDTFEEFGKWVVQLWGESLGKRNTRGERVGLTPISLIGSVDQHSFLQLIIEGPLNKTVTFMHIEHSEDHLMIPELSLKHLEKSDFVNGKSFNELINAQCQATMQSVLQSGVSVDEIAWKQIDEGSVGELILYYELLTSLSGALLEIRTYDQPGVEIGKQILAGYFHS
- a CDS encoding CZB domain-containing protein codes for the protein MFKSNAYKTIVHGQIEQSFSDHHSCRLGKWYETGSGKERFSHLASFKGIEAPHAIVHNMVHSNLVYVEKEDQTIYHQDSIIENFKAMESASLLLFGLMDNLIQESEEEICLKRS
- a CDS encoding PAS domain-containing protein — encoded protein: MANQELTFGDEEFIVSKTDLSGKITYGNSLFIKMSEYSELELIDKPHNILRHEDMPAVIFKLLWNRIKAGQEIFAYVKNKTKNGDYYWVFAHVTPSFDSNRSISNYHSVRRKPSQKALNVIKPLYSMLLQKERNGGVNASEAALNELLKDKGISYDEFILSL
- the dbpA gene encoding ATP-dependent RNA helicase DbpA, encoding MSSFDPLALRAPLKEALKRLEFTTMTPIQSTSLPVILDKKDCIAQAATGSGKTLAFGLGVLNPINPKSFGIQSLILCPTRELAEQVAKVLRSLASEIGNIKILTLCGGVPMRGQLHSLKHGAHIIVGTPGRVLKLLQMDAFDTAQIQTVVLDEADQMIDMGFIEDITSILGFTPPSRQTLLFSATFPDSIQTITSEFMKAPVMLQTAHTISKPKIEEIAYLCNDKLPAIAKVLHLHGITNTIIFCNTKVDANALCEDLNRIGIHVLTLHGDMEQFDRNEAIIQFRNLSAPILVATDVAGRGIDIEGLDAIINYEVPIQNERYTHRIGRTGRAGKNGIAITLVNHHQYERFLDLKRPITPIELPDIRERFSIETLMRTICIDAGKKEKLRAGDIVGALINECGLTQEEIGKIDQLDHLSYVAIPRNKAENIYQKFVNRPIKGKTFRKWLLD